A stretch of DNA from Sulfolobales archaeon:
GTGGTTAAAGATTTTGCAGATCTCGCTAGAATTATTGTTCATGTAGAGCAGGCTTATGACATTGCAGATGAGCTAGCTAGAGCTCCTAATAAATATGAAGATGGTCTTGCTAAATTATCCAGATTAGCCATTAAGGTGGTGAATGACATAGAAAGCATGATCAGTAGAAGATTAAAGGAGGGATCTCAGCAATCTGATGTGAAAGAGTTAGAGAGTATTAAGAATTATCTAGGCAAGTTTAGTGATTCCTTAGAAGAGTTATTTGAGTATCTTAAGGATCTCAACGACGAAGATATGAGAAATAAAGAGATCAAGAGATTAGCCGCTTTAATAGTGGCTCCTGACCGCAGATCTCTTAATATAAGAGATATTCTATGGAGGAAAACAACTGGGTGATAAGTATGCCTTATCCACCCTATGTAAGGGTTTCAGCCCGGGTATCTGTAGAGACATCGGTATTGACAGGTTCCGGCTCCATAGGTAATTACAATACCCACGCTATAGCAACGGTAATATTTAAAAGAGGGACTGATCCTCCTAAAGTATATGAGGTTCCTGTAATAACTGGAAATGCTATCAAGCATTGGCACGCTCTATATCTTGCGGAGACCTATGAAGCTTTAGGAGGTAAAAACCTAAATGATCTCTGTAGAAAAGGGATAGGCGCCAGAGGGTATGATGTGAAAGCTAGTATCAGTGGGGCAAAACTTCAAAAGGCCGAATCGGAGGAAGAGGCTATAAAAGACCTCTGCAACGATATACATGGTTTCTTGAATCCTGAGCAGCAGATCAAGCGGGATAGCTTAGTGAAAGTATCTTTTGGAATACCAATACTAGAGGAAGAGGTTCTAGAAGTTGCTTCGAAGTACTCTGTTACTCATAATAGGGTAATACCTGTAAAGAATGTTGAGGAGGAAATGATGGTCTTTAAACAAGAATATTCCTCTATTCTTTATGGTTTCTCTATGAGTATGAATCTAGGGATGACACTCATACCTATGTACTCTGGGGGTGCTGTGTCCGGCATAGATAACATAGATAATGAGCGTAAGCTCAGGATCAGGGCATCTTTGCTAGCTTTATTACCTCTCCTACAAGGCTCGGCCTCTAAACAAGCCAGGGCTCTGCCTATATCGCGGGTTGAGGAGTTATTAATCGTTCTATCCAAGCTGCCTGTGCCTAATATTGTTCACGCGGCCTATCCCGATTATTTAGAAAGATCAATTGAACTAGTGAAAGGATATGTGTTGAGCGTCAGCAGCCTATCTGATAAATCAAAATCGGATGTTAATACATGGATCTTTTGTTACAGTAGAGACCATAACAGATGTGACCCCCGGACACTTTCCCAGCTTTCGAGAGATTCCACCACTTCCAAGGCTGAAGACAAAGAAACTGAGGAATTTACAATTGATACTCTTATCAAGGTAAGGAGATACAAAGATATAGGAAATATGATCAAAGAGGCTGCGGAAATAGCTTCAAATATGGTGCAACCTCTTGAATCCCGGAAAAGCGCTTAGTGTTGAATTAAGAGGCCCCATTATATCGGTAAGAGACCCTGAAGTATATCAGGTAGCAATAGCACCGCCTCTACCTATGCCTTCAACTATAGTAGGCGCTATAGGGTATGCCTACTGGAAGATAGGGCTATGTAGCGGTGAGGAGCGCTGTATGAGTAGAGCCGGAGAAACTATCTTAAAGGCTAGAGCCTCGTCTGCATTCTCAATAAAATTTAGTGCAGTACTATCTAGATACAGAGGTGTTTTAGAGGAAAAGAGATTGCCAAAAGATCCAAATGAGATCTCGAAATTCCGCGACGCACTAGTGCGAGAGTATGTTTTCCTCGATAGATTTAAGGTGTTCATTCTCCCGTCAGATGATAAATATATCGGTGATATTAGAAGGGCATTATTAAATGTTGAGAGAATTGGTGATAGCGAATCTCTTGTCTCGATTTCCTCGATCGAAGAGCACGAGATCGAAGACTGTGAAGGGAATACTGTAAATGTAGTCGTCCGATCCTCGATAGCCTCTGGCGGAAACTATATGATCGTAAGAGGGTTACTCGAGAACGGAGAAAAGAGCATGCTGGCTCTGCCCCTCATGTCCGAGAGAAATTACTATAGACCTAGCGAGATCAGACTCGAAGCTAGTAGGAGAGTTAAATGCGCAGGCAATTTTAGATTTCCAGATGGTGATAATTGGTGACGCCTTCGAGTTTAAGAGATGTTATAGAGAGCCTGATTAAGTCGTGGAATAAAAACGTTACGATTAATCAGGCTCTCTTAAATAGGCAAGAGGAGATCGCATCTAAGATCTTTAATGAAGCAATTAATTTAGAGAAAGGAGGATTGCTATTTATCTTGAGAGCGCCTACCGGCTCCGGAAAGAGTGAAGTTTTTCTCGCACCATATTTCTGGCAGTGGTTCAGAGGTGAATTTTTCTCCCCCAGGATGTATTTGGTAGAGCCTTTGCACGCAATATTAAGACACTTCAAAGACAGAGTTCAGCGATATGTAGAGGGTCTTGGCTTGAAAATATCTATTGGCGAGGATCACGGCGAGACTGTCAAAAGCACATATCTCTATGGAGCATTAATAACGTTAACAACGGTAGATGCCTATGTTTATGGCTACGCAGCCAAGAGGGTTCAGGTCTGGGAAACATTGGGAGGAGCTGCTACTGGGAGATATACTATGCCAACCGGGTTAATCGTCTCAGCACTATCCGTTTTTGACGAGGCACACCTAATCCAAGATGAAGTATTCTTAGCACCGAGACTCATAAGCAGAATAATATGCTACCTGGTCTCATCGGGAGCCATCGTGCTGCTCTCATCAGCTACGCTGCCTACGTACCTAGAGGAACTTCTAGCGAGAGACAAGTGCGGAAAGAGTCTTCAGGAGGTTTGGAAGGGTCCAGGTAGAAATATTATTATAGATACCAGGAAGACGCGTCTTCAAGATAGTATATTACAGGATCTCTCATGTGAAAAAAATAATCTCGTAATAGTAAATACTATAGAAAGAGCCCAGAAGATATATAAATCCGTAAAGGAGAAGTGCAGAGAGAGCAAGGTATATCTAGTTCATTCATTAATGCGGAAAGAAGATAGAGAAAGATCTCTTGAGTCTTTAAAAGAGTTAAAGGAAGAATATGAGAAGAGCAAGAATTTGCGAGAGGTTAGAGATGGTGCTAAGATTACTTTGATAGGTACTCAAGCACTCGAAGTGGGTCTCGATTACGACTTTGACGTACTATATACAGAGCTGGCTCCTATAGATTCCGTAATACAGAGAATAGGTAGAGTGGGTAGGAGAGGTAGAAAGGGTGAAGCCATTATATATCTGGACTTAGAGCATCATGCCCCATATCATCAAAAGCTGATTGATGAAAGTAAAGATATTATTAAGGGGCTCCCATCTATGAACCTAGACGATCCGAATAATATAAGTGGCTTAGTTGATCAAGTATATAAGAATACACTTATTGAAGAGTTATCAGATAGGGGGAATATTCTATACATTAAATTTATTGAGTATATTAAAGATCTACATCTCCTAGCATACCCGCCTCAGAGAGTGTTTACTTTAAGGCCGTCATTCTATATATATTTATCTCTAATAAGATCTAGCGATGTGAAGAAGGGGGATAAGGGCTATACCGTGGATCGAGATAGCGTTGAGAAGGGCCTAATTAAATATTCAATATCGATGTTACGCGACTATGCCTTTGAGAGGCTGTTAAATATCCTTAAAAAGATTCGTGATAGAGATGCTTTGTATATAGTTAAAGATTTTATTTGGGATGATCGCAGTGGGAAAGAATCTTTTAAGATTGAGAAAGTAAGCAGTAATAATGATCAAGAAATTAGCGATGCTATTTATAGGAGAGAAACATTCGTGATAATATTAGATGAAATAAAGGATTTATACGATCCTTATCTAGGATTAGATTATACGAGTATATCAACCGCTGAAGAGAAACCCGTAAGGAGAGAGGGAACTAGGAGGAGGTAGGCAAAATGAGTTGTTGCGCATTTTACTGCGAAGAGAAATGTGTTGAGACATATTCGGAGCATGTGAAAAAAGCTATTAATGTTTGGCGTTCCCTCAAAAAATACTATTCTGGGGTCATTAAGAGGGTTTTAGGGACTTATGGATTTGATCCTATCGCTGTAGCTTTGATCACCCATGATCTGGGGAAGCTGCTGGAGATCTATAGGTTTCGTAGATATAGATTTATGTATAGACATGAGATTGTGGGGGCTTATGTTCTCTATAAGATGCTTATTGATGAAGATCGCGATTTAGCTACTATACTTAGTTTAGCTGTGATGCTTCACCATGAGTCAGGCATTATAGGTTATATCGGTGAGCTAGGTGAAAGATACTTAACGGTAACTACTTTGAGATCTATCTTAGAGAGATATTCTAGATATCTTATAGTAGGTAAGGATTGCGATCTTGATACATTAGTTCAAGATCTAGCTAGCTTTGAGGAAATCGATAAGATCCGCGACAAGATCTATTCGATCAAAGATTTATTAAATAATTTAGGAAGTGAGAATGGCATCAGAGATTTCTTATCTAATGTAAAAAGACTGATAATAGATAGTAGCGTAGGATCATTGCACATACTACACACGCTAAGGGGTAGAGTAGCTGCGGTACTGCACTTGCTGGTAGTCTCAGACTCGGTAGCCGCTCATATAGGTAGAAGTGGGCGATGCGAAGGGGATAAAGACGAGGCTACATGGATCGTTAGAAGAATTGCCGAGAGCTCTGAACCGGTCTCGATAGAAGAGCTAAGGGAGATTTTGAAGAGGAGTTGAGATAATGATTACTTTGTACACACCTGGACACGGTTTAATAACTGATTCATTAATTCTTCACGGAATCCTCAGGATTCTTACGTGGTGCGGGATTAGTAGAGGGAGAGTTTCGAGGTTTGGTGAGAGATTCGTTATAGAATTAGAAGATAGCAAGCTTGCTTGCGATAAAGATATTATAGATGAGTTACTAGAGGAGGTCTTGATCTCTATAGAGAGTTATTTAAGTCAAGATGAGAAGAAGGGCTATTGGGAGGTAATTAATGTATCAGATAGACTAAGTAAAATAAACTACGCCAATATAAATAGACCAGCGCTCAGAAATTGGTTGGGCCAGATCCTAGACTCGGTAGAGGGATTCAAAGGACTTCAAGTGTACAAAGATCCTAATCACAAAGATCAATTCGAGAGAAGCAGAAAGAGCAGAAGTTTAGCGACACTCTATCTTCCGCTCTCAGCTGTATATGGTAAATATGCTCAAGAGAAAAAAAGAGTCTCAGAGAACCCCTATAAGGTTTGCGATACATGCTTTATCACTACTAATATAGGATTATTATTCGGTACACATATAGTCCGAGTAGATAAAGGAGAGAAAAGCAATGTTTACTATACAACTTTTATTGCTAGAGAGGATGTCGATATGAATGATTTGCTGTTGCTCCAAAGAATAAGTGAGGGCTACTACTATGTTAGAGGGGAGGTAGAGATACCTCTTATCTCAGCACCTTTAATAGCTCTTTCTCAGGGTGAAACAATAGCTTCTGTCGAGGATCCTTATAAGATCCAGGTTTTGACATGGTCTCTACAACTGGCTAACAATTTCCAAAGATCCTTAGGCTCAATAGTAATCGACTATGAACCTATCTACAGATTTGTTGCAGAAATTAAATTAAGTATGCCTAATTGGCCAAGATTCTTAAACGAATGTCTTCTCAGGTTTAAAGGCGGAGAAGCTGTTCTAGCGAATTTATCAGAGACCTTAATATTTGGAGGAGATGTATATGCTGTATCAAGAATATTATCATCACATATCATGGATATTCTTGAGAAGAGGAAGGAGTATCCTGAGGTAGGGAAACTATGTAAGATTGATGCCGACGAGATCATAAGGTCTCTTCAGGAGATCCAGGGCAGAACACGTGCTAAGTAGATGAAAAGTAAACGACGATCAGAGCATCATTATCTATGTTTTGATACTTACTACATAGGGTATTGCATAACTCTCGTAAATCTTTTACATATTCATGCCTAATATTGGAACAATTTAGAGTGTCATATATACCTCTAGGATATGATATACCATATAGAACTAATACGTCAATTGTTTTAATTATATCATTTAAGCATACACGTTTCCTAATTTTACACCTCCCGCTACTTATTTCAACATGTTTATTTAAACCTTCTTCATTTGTAACCTCAATGACTAATAAAGTATCATCACAATAAGCTATACAATCGACACAACTATCATCATACACCTGACAATCTCTTAGGAATTCGTCATCTATTACAATTCTCTTGTATTCATTAACCTCGTTTTTGTCAGTGGCGAAGATCGTATTTCCGCATGATATTCGTATAAATTTCCTCACATATTTATTTTTATTCTCTATTTTAATACCTGTTCTTGCTACACAGGGGCATCTACTCATTATTATACACCATATACACAAGGATCTATTTAGTTTATGCCTAGTTATAAAGATCTATAATCTCATCCGTATAGCTCTCTATAGCAGAGGACATAGGATCTATGTTCTTAATTTTGTATCTAGCCTCCGAAGTTTTGGTTTCTGATTTTTCCGTAATTATTAGAGTCATATCTGCAGGTTCGATATCTACGCTAAGTTCCCTGGCTATTTTATCTATTCTCCTAAGCATGTCTAAGAATAGTAGATTGTGTGTAACCAGGATTACCGGTGTACCATTTCTAGCTATCACGTGAAGAAATAGTGCTAGTTGTTTCATCGCCACCGGATGTAAGCCTATGTCGGGTTCGTCAATTAGTACGAGCGGTTGCTCGTTAGCTAAGTAAGACAGGATGTTAATTAGGAGTCCTGATCTAAGATAGCTTGATGCTGAATATATTGTCGGGATCTCTTTTTCATCATTTACTTTCTCGATAAACCTCTTACCTTTTACGACGAATCTTCTAGAGAATAGCTTGTCCTCTAATTTGCCTAATATCTCATTTATATATGAAGGAATTCTTCTTCGAAGTGTAGGTGATGCTAAAAAACTTATCACAGAGAAAATAAATTTAGCGTCAGAAGGCTGAAAAGGATAAAGCATATTGAACCTTAGCAATGTATCAAAATAATATGGTATCATATAAGTCTCCCTATCAAATTCTTGTTTACCATTCTCGTAATCGCACGAAGGCTCTTCAATATCTCTTCCACTAACGCACCTTAGGTGTAAATCAGCTTTCTCACTTCTTACCTTAATCTCTATATTACCAAACATTTCAGCTAGATCTTTCAGCTCGCTCTCAACAGGGAAACCCTCAGATTTACTAAAGGAAACGGCATCATGAAATATTCTCAGAAATAAGGTCTTTCCGCTCCCGATATGGCCGAAAAACACGGTTAGATCGCTAATCTCGAATGCACCCCTAGAAAGGTTCCCTAGGACAAATTCGACATGATATGTCATAGACCTCTATGACCCTTATAATAGAATATCTGCTTAGCTAATAAACCTCAAAAAAGGTTAATATATTGCCATAAAAATATCGCAATAAAAACCACGAAAAGCCTCTCCAAATAAAACTCTGCCCTAATTTCATGACTCTATGGCAGATTATTTTGCTGGATCTCTTCGTAGGAAACCGCTGTTCTGAAGATGTTTAGATTTCATGCTTATCTATAAGGCTGTTAGCTTATTATGAGGCCCTGCGATGAGGCAGGGATAAAGATCTAAGCGAGAGCTCACATAGATACCCATGCCCGAGTATATGGTCTCCCCGCTGTAGGTTGGGGTCGCTTACAAGCATTGTATTACCTCATCTCCCTTGATACCCCCTGCTTTTTAGCTGCTAATGTAATACCCCGACCCTCCCGGGTGATTCAGGAATGATCCCCCGGATCTTCTCGGGAGTCCCTGGAGACCCGTAGAGGGGGATCGATAGATCCCCAGAAGATCCCGGGATATATATATAGCACAATAACCAGGATCAGCCGGGAAGCATGGCCAGCTATATATCCACACTAGGCTTCCACAAAGACTTCATATAGAGAAAACTCCTAGATGAAAAACACAGCCGAGGAATAGAATAATAGTATTCACATACCAAAGGTTAGAAGCCTCGCCTCTTAAGGTGGGGATCGGTATGCTTATAGACCATCTGCTAAAGCAATGATACAGCCCCGGTGGGGGAAGAACCCCCGCCCTAGAGGGCGGGGAGCCGTCAGCATAAAGCCAGCAGCAGGTGCAACTATAACAGCGTATCAAAACCTAGCAACCTACTCCATGAAAATGGGACTATCAACGCCAGAGCCAACAGAGCTCCTAACAAGACATGCAGGGAGCACAGCACCATCAACACTAAACACAATACAAACACTAGAAGAACCAGGAGAAAGAAAGAATCCTAGCTAGCAAGAATAACACGGAAGAGTGAAAAAACAATAGCAAACCACATAACAGAACTCAAAAAACAATACCTAGTAATAACAAGGGGAAAAACAAACAACATACACACAACAAAACTAGGAATCATAATAGCTAGAATAGCAAAACAAAAAACAAAGATCATCCCGGAATCAACCGGGATAGAATAGGGAAAAAGATCCGAGGAGATCGAGAAGATCATATGATCAAAGATCGAAATAGATCCGAGGAGGAAAAGATCTCGAGGGATCATCCCGAAAGATCCAAGGATGATCTAGATCAAAAATCTTTGAAGCTAATAAGCATTGTGGTCATCAGAAACATAGATCGAAAACCAGATCTTCACTTATATACCCCAATAAGAAAAATGATAATGGACAAAACTGATCTGATATAGAACTGAGCAAAACCACACACATGATCTACTATAGAACTGTACGAAACAAATAGATCGGATGATCTACTATAGAATTGAAAGTCCTCTAGCCTCTTTTCCTCACCTTTATATCGAATAGGATGATCTACTATAGAATTGAAAGTATGTAGCCCGATAGCCCCAATGCGATTAGTAGGAAAGAGATGATCTACTATAGAATTGAAAGGCTCTATGATGCATATATATCCACAGAGATCATCATAGATGATCTACTATAGAATTGAAAGGGATATCATTTTGTTTCCAGGGGTATTTAAGGGTTTCGACGATGATCTACTATAGAATTGAAAGACGTGCTTGTCGAGGGAAACACAATTATTAACTGCGGAGGTGATGATCTACTATAGAATTGAAAGAGCTGGGGTTATTGATAGCTTTATCTTAGCTGGATATCTCTGGATGATCTACTATAGAATTGAAAGTGCTCAGCTCTATGCCAACGGCAGCCACCAACGCCCCTCCAAAGGATGATCTACTATAGAATTGAAAGCTTCTTTTAGGTCGTTTAGCTCTGTCTTGAGAGTTGATATGATGATCTACTATAGAATTGAAAGAGGTTCAGGCTGGTGCTAGAGCACCAAGGGTGCTAGAAACGATGATCTACTATAGAATTGAAAGACCTTGATCTTTTTGCCCCTAGCGGTTAGATAGACTGCAAATGATGATCTACTATAGAATTGAAAGGTCACAACTGCATCGACGTTTAACCTACCCCCTGGCTCTATACGATGATCTACTATAGAATTGAAAGAATGGGGAACTGGGGCAGTGGGTTTGGGTTGATGCTCCAAAGCGATGATCTACTATAGAATTGAAAGTAGGATCTATGAGAGGTTGAGGTCGAAGCCCACGTTTGTGATGATGATCTACTATAGAATTGAAAGGTCGAGGGCGGGGGGTAAGGAGGCTGGGCAGGATGATCTTGTGGATGATCTACTATAGAATTGAAAGATCACCCTTTACTCCTAATATGTACCAGCAAGATCTGGCAGATGATCTACTATAGAATTGAAAGTTCAGCATAGAGCCAGGGGCTAGGCTAAACATAGACGCCGTGATGATCTACTATAGAATTGAAAGAGACCTAATCGCAGCCCTAGACGAATTCATAAGACATAGATTGATGATCTACTATAGAATTGAAAGCAAGAGAGACGACCCATATAACGAGAAGATACGCGCACTATGATGATCTACTATAGAATTGAAAGATGTCCTTGAGGAAGCGTCTAACATCATCGAGAACCCTAACGATGATCTACTATAGAATTGAAAGAACACCATGCATCATAACACCAATGACAAAGATCAGATACATAGATGATCTACTATAGAATTGAAAGTCCAAGGCTTCCGGAGGGCTGGAGGTTTCTGGAGATAAGGGGATGATCTACTATAGAATTGAAAGGGGGTATATGAGGAGCGACTGCAGAGACATATATATAAGATGATCTACTATAGAATTGAAAGCCTGCCCAGCCTTCTTAATAACCATGGCGGCGAGGTACTTATGATGATCTACTATAGAATTGAAAGGCATATACATATTCAACTAGAGATGGAAACCGGGTAAAAACAGATGATCTACTATAGAATTGAAAGTTAGATTGTCGTTGGGATCCTGGCTATTAGCTATCCTCGTGATGATCTACTATAGAATTGAAAGGATGATGTTTCCGCCTCTTCATACGAGGATGTTTTGAAGCAGATGATCTACTATAGAATTGAAAGAGGTATCATATTGTTTCGGGGGGTATTTAAGTGTTCCGGCGATGATCTACTATAGAATTGAAAGTCTAGCCCCTGGCTGGCCGAGGCTATATTAAAAGTATTCTGATGATCTACTATAGAATTGAAAGCATAGCATAACTCGGGGGGAGCCTCTCGCTCTCATTCACAAGATGATCTACTATAGAATTGAAAGAGCGAGAGGTGTGATTATCAGTGACAGAACAATCATTGAGGATGATCTACTATAGAATTGAAAGCTCCATAGCAGATGTTGTTATGCTCCCAACATGGTTCCCGGATGATCTACTATAGAATTGAAAGGGTGCTGGTAAGAGCAGCTATATATTGAATAGCCTGCTAGGGGATGATCTACTATAGAATTGAAAGAGCCGAGAGCCTGGCACGGATAGTAGGCTTCGATGCCGTGGGATGATCTACTATAGAATTGAAAGCCCATATATCATCGCTAGCTATGTTGTTAGCTGTAGTAGGATGATCTACTATAGAATTGAAAGATTATTAACCCTATGCTATACTCAATTAGATCCCCGACTCTCTCGATGATCTACTATAGAATTGAAAGGGTTTAATACTCTTTCTCGATGCCACGTTCTATAATGGTACCGATGATCTACTATAGAATTGAAAGCATAGGAGGCACATACTCACACCCCCCATATTTTCAACAAGATGATCTACTATAGAATTGAAAGGGAACCTCTGCAACACCAGGTTTAAGAGCCTCCAGAACCTGATGATGATCTACTATAGAATTGAAAGGCCCAGATAGTGCGATACGGGATAACAGTGGGAATATAATCTGGATGATCTACTATAGAATTGAAAGCTATTATCAATAGTTATTATTTCGATTCCATATGCCATCATTCGATGATCTACTATAGAATTGAAAGCTATAACAAGTTGATCGCTAGATATCAGAACCCGCCATGTGGATGATGATCTACTATAGAATTGAAAGTCCTGTATTTCACGCTCGCCCATCACTTGATCCCTCTAAATTTCGATGATCTACTATAGAATTGAAAGTCAGAACAAGAAAAGCAGTGGAAACACTGAAGATAGAGATTAGGATGATCTACTATAGAATTGAAAGGGCAATGATAATCGCAATGGACATAGTAGCACTAGGATTCAGATGATCTACTATAGAATTGAAAGGGCAATGATAATCGCAATGGACATAGTAGCACTAGGATTCAGATGATCTACTATAGAATTGAAAGTCAACATAGATGTGCTGGTAATCGACCGCAGCCTGATAGCTGTGATGATCTACTATAGAATTGAAAGTCCTGG
This window harbors:
- the cas7a gene encoding type I-A CRISPR-associated protein Cas7/Csa2; this translates as MEENNWVISMPYPPYVRVSARVSVETSVLTGSGSIGNYNTHAIATVIFKRGTDPPKVYEVPVITGNAIKHWHALYLAETYEALGGKNLNDLCRKGIGARGYDVKASISGAKLQKAESEEEAIKDLCNDIHGFLNPEQQIKRDSLVKVSFGIPILEEEVLEVASKYSVTHNRVIPVKNVEEEMMVFKQEYSSILYGFSMSMNLGMTLIPMYSGGAVSGIDNIDNERKLRIRASLLALLPLLQGSASKQARALPISRVEELLIVLSKLPVPNIVHAAYPDYLERSIELVKGYVLSVSSLSDKSKSDVNTWIFCYSRDHNRCDPRTLSQLSRDSTTSKAEDKETEEFTIDTLIKVRRYKDIGNMIKEAAEIASNMVQPLESRKSA
- the cas5a gene encoding type I-A CRISPR-associated protein Cas5a, producing the protein MNPGKALSVELRGPIISVRDPEVYQVAIAPPLPMPSTIVGAIGYAYWKIGLCSGEERCMSRAGETILKARASSAFSIKFSAVLSRYRGVLEEKRLPKDPNEISKFRDALVREYVFLDRFKVFILPSDDKYIGDIRRALLNVERIGDSESLVSISSIEEHEIEDCEGNTVNVVVRSSIASGGNYMIVRGLLENGEKSMLALPLMSERNYYRPSEIRLEASRRVKCAGNFRFPDGDNW
- the cas3 gene encoding CRISPR-associated helicase Cas3', translated to MTPSSLRDVIESLIKSWNKNVTINQALLNRQEEIASKIFNEAINLEKGGLLFILRAPTGSGKSEVFLAPYFWQWFRGEFFSPRMYLVEPLHAILRHFKDRVQRYVEGLGLKISIGEDHGETVKSTYLYGALITLTTVDAYVYGYAAKRVQVWETLGGAATGRYTMPTGLIVSALSVFDEAHLIQDEVFLAPRLISRIICYLVSSGAIVLLSSATLPTYLEELLARDKCGKSLQEVWKGPGRNIIIDTRKTRLQDSILQDLSCEKNNLVIVNTIERAQKIYKSVKEKCRESKVYLVHSLMRKEDRERSLESLKELKEEYEKSKNLREVRDGAKITLIGTQALEVGLDYDFDVLYTELAPIDSVIQRIGRVGRRGRKGEAIIYLDLEHHAPYHQKLIDESKDIIKGLPSMNLDDPNNISGLVDQVYKNTLIEELSDRGNILYIKFIEYIKDLHLLAYPPQRVFTLRPSFYIYLSLIRSSDVKKGDKGYTVDRDSVEKGLIKYSISMLRDYAFERLLNILKKIRDRDALYIVKDFIWDDRSGKESFKIEKVSSNNDQEISDAIYRRETFVIILDEIKDLYDPYLGLDYTSISTAEEKPVRREGTRRR
- a CDS encoding HD domain-containing protein, which gives rise to MSCCAFYCEEKCVETYSEHVKKAINVWRSLKKYYSGVIKRVLGTYGFDPIAVALITHDLGKLLEIYRFRRYRFMYRHEIVGAYVLYKMLIDEDRDLATILSLAVMLHHESGIIGYIGELGERYLTVTTLRSILERYSRYLIVGKDCDLDTLVQDLASFEEIDKIRDKIYSIKDLLNNLGSENGIRDFLSNVKRLIIDSSVGSLHILHTLRGRVAAVLHLLVVSDSVAAHIGRSGRCEGDKDEATWIVRRIAESSEPVSIEELREILKRS
- a CDS encoding AAA family ATPase, yielding MTYHVEFVLGNLSRGAFEISDLTVFFGHIGSGKTLFLRIFHDAVSFSKSEGFPVESELKDLAEMFGNIEIKVRSEKADLHLRCVSGRDIEEPSCDYENGKQEFDRETYMIPYYFDTLLRFNMLYPFQPSDAKFIFSVISFLASPTLRRRIPSYINEILGKLEDKLFSRRFVVKGKRFIEKVNDEKEIPTIYSASSYLRSGLLINILSYLANEQPLVLIDEPDIGLHPVAMKQLALFLHVIARNGTPVILVTHNLLFLDMLRRIDKIARELSVDIEPADMTLIITEKSETKTSEARYKIKNIDPMSSAIESYTDEIIDLYN